The genomic DNA tttttcattgaTCTCATAATCCCTAAAGAGTTTTAAATCATGGCAACAACAAAGAAACTCTCTGCTCTCTtctgcttctcttctctcttctgccTCTTCTTCACCATTCACCAAGCTGTCTCTGAATCCGAGCACATGGAAACTTTCTGCAACAAATCATCCAGAAACACCACTAGCAACAACACAACTTTCAACACAAATCTCAACACTCTTCTCTCCACTCTTAGCAACCAATCATCATTCGCTAACTACTACAATCTCACGACCGGTATAGGTTCAGACACAGTCCATGGAATGTTCTTATGCATTGGAGATGTCAACAGAACAAGCTGCAATGCATGCGTCAAGAATGCAACAATGGAGATTGCCAAAAACTGTACTAACCATCGAGAAGCAATCATTTACTACTTCTCTTGTATGGTTCGATACTCAGATAAGTTTTTCCTCTCCACCTTAGAGACGAAGCCTAATACCTTTTGGTCTTCCACCGATCCAATACCCAAATCATATCGTAAATTTGAGCAGAGGTTGTCTAACAAAATGGGAGAAGTGATTGTCAGATCATCTTTGCTATCTTCTTCGTTTACGCCATATTATCTTCACGATACAACTAGGATCGATGACCAGTATGAACTTCAGTCTGTTGTCCAGTGTAGTCCTCATTTGGATCCTGGAAACTGCACCACATGTCTGAAACTTGCGTTCCAAGAACTAACTCACTGCTGTGGTGATCAGCTTTGGGCTTTCATCTTCACCCCCAAATGTTTAGTCAGTTTTGATACCTCACCACAGCCAAATCACAACAGTGCCTTCTCGATTAGAGGTTAGTATATACAGTACTATCTATGAAATAATGATGggttatatacttttatttagaTAGAGAAGATGATATACATATACAGTACGTACTTTTGACATGTTATGTACTGTATACTAAAACAAATATGCTAGTGCGGATATAAATTgtaacaaattttgtaaatatttgatataaaactTATGTTTCaatttatcagatttttttttcaaattattttaaaataaaatgtatttaagacaaaaaaaagaacaaaataactGCAACATTTATtttctcctaatttttttaataaagaacaTTAATTCTTTGTTGTATGTTTCTTTTAGCATTGTGGTCAATCTCGTAATGTTtggattattttgttttgttatacaGGAAATAACAGAATATTTGGGGGAATGGTTCTTCTTGCTGCGGCCGCATCGGTGTTTGCACTTTTCGGTTTATAATCAGATTTAAAATGACAATATTGAGAAAAAGGCTTGGTTCGAGTTTCGATTTGAATTTTTGCTAAGAGCAAAACAATAACTATTGTGTTCCGCTAATTATGCTTCATGCTTATGGTTATACATTCAGTTGTTGTAAGGCTTGTTTGtcccttttttttataatcattttgaGTTTTCAATTCATTTGATTTTGAACTATATATTAACTAGGAAcgcatataattttttgttgttgtggtggaATGTTGTTGGGAACGCTAGTCTCGAGAAAATGTTTTGAATTTAAACCGAAAACGCATATAGCTTTTTCATCCCGAGTGTCTTAAGAAAACGTCTTGAATTTGACAGTATGATTCGTTGGCTGATGTAGTCACTTTTGGATGTCGTACACAGCAGATATTGAAATCATATGAAGAGCTtagcatgttttttttttacaattcattgtgtttttctttgttattgtgTCGTACTCATGAGATATAAAAACGACTTGGATCACTTTGTTTTATTCTTGATTAATCAGTACTAGAAATTCGACGTTTTTGTAATAAATTCGGTAAATTCAAGTGTAATAATGAAGCAATTTATATTTGGGAGAATAGCATTCTGACCTACTTTCTCACATGTTTCTTACACTAT from Camelina sativa cultivar DH55 chromosome 2, Cs, whole genome shotgun sequence includes the following:
- the LOC104729929 gene encoding cysteine-rich repeat secretory protein 57-like encodes the protein MATTKKLSALFCFSSLFCLFFTIHQAVSESEHMETFCNKSSRNTTSNNTTFNTNLNTLLSTLSNQSSFANYYNLTTGIGSDTVHGMFLCIGDVNRTSCNACVKNATMEIAKNCTNHREAIIYYFSCMVRYSDKFFLSTLETKPNTFWSSTDPIPKSYRKFEQRLSNKMGEVIVRSSLLSSSFTPYYLHDTTRIDDQYELQSVVQCSPHLDPGNCTTCLKLAFQELTHCCGDQLWAFIFTPKCLVSFDTSPQPNHNSAFSIRGNNRIFGGMVLLAAAASVFALFGL